A section of the Humulus lupulus chromosome 2, drHumLupu1.1, whole genome shotgun sequence genome encodes:
- the LOC133819358 gene encoding uncharacterized protein LOC133819358, translated as MDCNKEEALRAREIAEKKMQSKEFVVARKIALKAQLLYPDVENISQLLMVCDVHCSAAQKISGDEMDWYGILQLEENADEATIKKQYRKFALQLHPDKNKFAGAEAAFKLIGEAQRILLDKDKRLLHNMRRKPSMSRKPATFFSAHKANWTSNVVPNNSRSNLSGLNAQNQRPRQPANPGNPDPRATFWTVCPYCAVRYQYYKEVVNKSLRCHSCQKPFVAYDLNAPAAADFSKPVFPQQKDSTHKGEAQVRPNFGTGNLNAESVKNAGKKASHTSRVGRRKVNGKRERKRTRDMSELSESDVSVSESSTDSEEDMSIDENGDLQSEPNTGFSGEQNPRRSSRHKQQVSYKENLSDDDGYVNPKRAKGKTSDGENGDPSKEKSAKVKNLSDAASNAKEDEKGVKQKEGGEEGVPNGDKSRKSAELKEPVQMDGLKKSEGCADIDSSLEETSDQEFHKYPDPDFNDFEKERNEECFAVGQVWAAYDTFNAMPRFYAQIRRVSSTGFNVHITWLEPQLTHENELKWQSADLPFSCGKFKYGDSEKTENRLMFSHLVSWEKGSSRGTFVIYPRKGEIWALFKNWDIKWSSDPDAHRQSEYEYVEILSDYAVDVGIHVALLSKVNGFVSIFCRMEKVGKKTFLVPPGELLRFSHMIPSYKMKGNERGVPIGSFELDPAALPPIKITTEDDSDMKMSHSVPQHDSSTIPSAPSPTKVEIPDPEFYNFDADKSKDKFQLGQIWALYSDEDGLPKYYGQITKIDFHPSFKLRISWLASVSLSSNIIRWSDEDMPVSCGRFKVDKGEEDQVYDSATSFSHLVKAEPTGRRSEYDILPRKGEIWALYRNWSPNLNCSDLENCEYDIVEVLSATVLLINVMVLERVDGFKSVYKARGQGGSALTWSIPQVDFFKFSHQVPAFRLTEEKGGKLRGFFELDTAALPVHFFLLNLDQEAS; from the coding sequence ATGGACTGTAATAAGGAAGAGGCCCTGAGGGCCAGGGAGATTGctgaaaagaagatgcaaagTAAGGAGTTTGTGGTAGCTCGCAAGATTGCTTTGAAGGCCCAACTACTTTATCCTGATGTTGAGAATATTTCTCAGCTGCTTATGGTCTGTGATGTACATTGCTCTGCTGCGCAAAAAAtatcaggggatgagatggattGGTATGGAATCCTTCAACTCGAGGAGAACGCAGATGAGGCTACAATTAAGAAGCAATATAGGAAGTTTGCCCTCCAACTTCATCCTGATAAAAATAAGTTTGCTGGTGCTGAAGCTGCTTTTAAGCTGATTGGAGAAGCTCAGAGAATACTTTTGGACAAAGATAAACGTCTCTTGCATAACATGAGACGCAAGCCTTCAATGAGCAGAAAGCCTGCGACTTTTTTTTCCGCTCATAAGGCCAATTGGACCTCAAATGTGGTTCCAAACAACAGTAGAAGCAACCTTTCAGGTCTGAATGCTCAGAATCAGCGGCCACGACAACCAGCTAATCCAGGGAACCCAGACCCCAGAGCAACGTTTTGGACTGTCTGCCCCTATTGTGCAGTAAGGTACCAGTACTATAAAGAAGTTGTTAATAAATCTCTTCGTTGTCATAGTTGCCAGAAGCCCTTTGTGGCATATGACCTAAATGCACCAGCAGCAGCTGATTTTAGTAAACCTGTATTCCCCCAACAAAAAGACAGTACTCACAAAGGGGAAGCACAAGTTCGTCCAAACTTTGGCACTGGGAATTTGAATGCAGAATCAGTTAAAAATGCAGGTAAGAAGGCATCCCATACTTCACGTGTTGGTAGAAGAAAGGTGAATGGCAAAAGAGAAAGGAAGCGTACTCGAGATATGAGTGAGCTCTCTGAATCTGATGTATCAGTCTCTGAAAGTAGCACTGACTCTGAAGAAGACATGTCAATTGATGAGAATGGCGATCTTCAGAGTGAACCAAACACAGGTTTTTCCGGAGAGCAAAATCCACGAAGATCTTCACGCCATAAACAACAGGTCTCTTACAAGGAAAACTTAAGTGATGATGATGGTTATGTGAATCCAAAAAGGGCAAAGGGGAAAACATCTGATGGGGAGAATGGAGATCCATCTAAAGAGAAGTCAGCTAAGGTTAAAAATTTGTCTGATGCTGCTTCTAATGCGAAAGAAGATGAGAAAGGGGTTAAACAGAAAGAAGGTGGTGAAGAGGGTGTACCTAATGGAGATAAGTCTAGGAAGAGCGCAGAGCTTAAAGAGCCAGTTCAAATGGATGGATTGAAGAAATCTGAAGGTTGTGCTGATATTGATTCAAGCTTGGAGGAGACATCAGATCAGGAATTCCATAAATATCCTGATCCAGATTTTAATGACTTTGAAAAGGAAAGGAATGAAGAGTGTTTTGCAGTAGGGCAGGTATGGGCTGCTTATGATACTTTTAATGCCATGCCCAGATTCTATGCTCAGATCAGAAGGGTTTCTTCTACTGGGTTCAATGTGCACATAACCTGGTTAGAGCCGCAGCTAACTCATGAGAATGAATTAAAATGGCAATCTGCGGACTTGCCATTTTCTTGTGGTAAGTTCAAATATGGGGATTCTGAGAAAACTGAAAATCGTCTTATGTTCTCTCATCTAGTTTCTTGGGAAAAAGGTAGTAGTAGAGGTACTTTCGTGATATATCCAAGAAAGGGGGAGATCTGGGCTCTTTTTAAAAACTGGGATATTAAATGGAGTAGTGATCCAGATGCACATCGTCAGAGTGAATATGAATATGTTGAAATTTTGTCTGATTATGCTGTAGATGTTGGAATACATGTTGCTCTATTGAGCAAAGTAAACGGATTTGTGAGTATTTTCTGTCGGATGGAAAAGGTGGGGAAGAAGACATTTCTTGTTCCACCAGGTGAGCTATTGAGGTTTTCCCACATGATTCCATCGTATAAAATGAAAGGTAATGAAAGAGGAGTTCCAATAGGATCTTTCGAACTTGATCCTGCTGCTTTGCCTCCAATTAAAATCACGACAGAGGACGACAGTGACATGAAAATGAGCCATTCAGTGCCTCAGCATGACAGTTCTACCATTCCTTCAGCTCCAAGCCCAACAAAAGTGGAAATTCCAGATCCCGAGTTCTACAACTTTGATGCTGATAAGTCCAAAGATAAGTTTCAGCTGGGTCAGATCTGGGCGTTGTATAGTGATGAGGATGGCTTGCCAAAATACTATGGTCAGATTACGAAAATTGATTTTCACCCATCTTTCAAGCTGCGTATTTCATGGCTTGCTTCTGTCTCCCTATCATCAAACATTATTAGATGGTCTGATGAGGACATGCCTGTTTCTTGCGGTAGATTTAAGGTTGATAAGGGTGAAGAGGATCAGGTTTATGATAGCGCAACTTCTTTTTCGCATCTAGTAAAAGCAGAGCCTACAGGTAGAAGAAGCGAGTATGACATCCTTCCTAGGAAAGGTGAAATTTGGGCATTGTACAGGAACTGGAGTCCCAACCTCAACTGTAGTGACTTGGAAAACTGTGAATATGACATAGTGGAAGTTCTTTCAGCTACCGTGTTACTAATAAACGTTATGGTTTTGGAACGTGTGGATGGGTTTAAGTCGGTATATAAGGCTCGAGGGCAGGGAGGATCAGCGTTAACATGGAGTATTCCCCAGGTTGATTTTTTCAAGTTCTCTCACCAAGTTCCTGCATTCCGTCTGACTGAAGAGAAAGGTGGCAAGCTTAGAGGCTTCTTTGAACTTGATACTGCTGCCTTGCCAGTTCACTTTTTTTTGTTAAACCTAGATCAAGAGGCTTCCTAG